Sequence from the Bacillota bacterium genome:
CCGGCATGTGTAAAACTGTCATCAATTTGCACATCCACAGTACCAATGGGCATTATTCTTACCGGCACCCTAGGCCCCCAGTGCGCTAAAATGTAACTCCCCAGTATCTGACCTAACGGCACTGCTATAACTTCTCCCTCCAGCTGCTGCAGCTTGCTTAGTACTTCTAGAGCCATATCGGCCTGCATTTGGTTCACCCGCACTGTATTCGCCTGCATCACGGCTACCCGCCCCTGGTTATCTTTTTGCCAGCTAATAAAGTCTTGATAATTAATATTATTTTGACTTATTTCACTGCGTACGGCTGTTTGGATGGCATCCACCGCCATTTGAGTCGCCTTTACTTCAGCAATTGTGTGCACAGTAGGCCGCACCCGTCTGTCCAAAAATAAAAAGCCACCCAATAAAAGTGAAAAGATTATGGTTACCACCAGTATTCTTTTTACCGGCCGCCTCTGTTTAAACAAATAAATCTCCCCGATCAAGGAAATTTGCTGAAGTCCCAATGTAAAATAGTATTCATTAACTATTAATATATGCTACCGGCGGGCAAAGCTTCACTAAAAATCAATAACTCAACAAAAGTGCCTGGCACCCTGCGTTGAGTTATTGAGATAAGGAAAGTAAAAAAAGGGGCCAGGCCCCTTTTTTTACACTAGCTTTATGAATTTTCTTTTTCCCACCCTGATTACCGTTTCCGGTTTGGGCTCAATTTTGAGATTTATATCATCTACTTTTTCGCCGTCAATCTTTACTGCGCCTTGTTTAATAAGGCGCCTTGCCTCACTGGTACTTGGGCACATACCTGCCATTTGTATCAGTTTAGGTAGCCAAATAACCCCTTCTTCTAATTCATCTTCCGGCACCTGGAATCCTTGCATATCTTCAGGCAGATCCCGCTCCTGAAACACTCTCTTAAACTGTCCTTCGGCTTCTTTAGCGGCCTCAGAACCGTGGTAAAAAGATACCAGGTCTCTAGCCAGCTGCATTTTTGCATCCCTGGGATGTATGCTGCCATCCTTAATGCCTGCTTCGATATGGTGAATATCGTCCAGGGGCACAGCAGTGAGAAGAGTGTAATATCGAATCATAAGGTCATCAGGGATACTCATGGTTTTACCATACATTTCGGCCGGCGGCTCATCAATACCTATGTAATTTCCCAGGCTCTTGCTCATTTTTTGTACCCCGTCCAGGCCTTCAATGATAGGCATCATTAAGGCCACCTGCGGCTCCTGTCCGTATTCTTTCTGTAAGTGGCGCCCCATAAGTAAATTAAATTTCTGATCCGTTCCGCCGATTTCAATATCAGCATCTAGCGCTACAGAATCGTAGCCCTGCATTAGAGGATAGAAAAATTCATGCACACTTATAGATTGGTTAGACTGAAAGCGCTTGTGAAAGTCATCTCTTTCCAGCATGCGCGCCACGGTATACTTGGCAGACAGTTCAATTACTTCCGCAAATGTAAGCGGACTGAGCCATTCACTGTTAAAAACTATGGTGGTCCTTTCCGGCATTAAGACCTTAAACATCTGCTTTTTATATGTTTGAGCATTGGCCTTTACTTCTGCTTCGGTAAGCTGCTTACGGGTTTCAGACTTCCCGGTGGGGTCACCTATGCGCGCGGTAAAATCCCCCAGAATAATTGTGATTTCATGTCCTAGTTCCTGGAATTGGCGCATCTTTTGCAAAACAACGGTATGACCTAAATGAATATCAGGCGCCGTGGGGTCAAGGCCTAATTTTATGTGCAGAGGTTTTTGGGTAGCAACTGATCGATTTAGTTTGTCGATCAATTCAGTTTCCGGCGTTATTTCCACCACACCTCTTTTGATTATTTCCAATTGCTTTTCAACGGCAACCATCTGTTTTCTCCTTTCCATTCTTACATATAAATTTCCAGCATTCAATTCCTATGATTATATCAAATGGCGCAAGACTCTACAACATGACTCAATCAATACTAAAATTTTTAAAAGCATTATGATATAATACTCTGTGTAGTTACCATTTAATCTAAACAAAAGGGGGAAACACCCTTTGGCACCAAAAAACAAAAAGAGAAAAATTAAATGGAGCAGGCTATTAATACTATCTGTTCTTTTGGTCTTTCTAATCGGAGCGGGGGGGGCAACCGGTTTAGTAGCTGTCAGCGTCCGGGACATGCCGGCTTTTGATCCCGGAAATTTGATGTCCCCTAATGCCACCAGAATCTACGATAAAGATGACACCCTGATCACCAAAATAGGTGTGGAAAACCGTATTACCGTCAGTATTAATGACGTGCCAGATGTTGTTAAAAATGCATTTCTGGCAGCAGAAGATCATGTTTTTTATGACCACAACGGAATCTACTTAAAAGGCATATTAAGAGCGGCCTGGAATGATATCGTGCACAGGGAAAAGGTACAGGGAGGAAGCACCATAACTCAACAGTTAGTGAAGTTGTCTTTCCTCTCACCGGAAAAGAAATTTAAGCGTAAGATTCAAGAAGTTTTACTTTCGTTCAAATTGGAGCGCAGCTACTCCAAAGATGAAATTTTGGGAATGTATTTGAACAAAATATACATGGGAGAAGGGGCATACGGGGTTCAAGCCGCGGCTCAAACATATTTTAATAAGGACATAAGCGACATTAACTCATTAAATGAAGCAGCTACACTTGCCGCCTTACCCAAGGCTCCCAGCGCCTATTCGCCCTTTAATAATCCAGAAGCAGCAAAGTCCAGGCGTAATCTAATACTGGATAACATGGTCAGATACGGTCTTGTTGATCAAGCTGAAGTTGCCAAGATTAAGCAGGAAGAAATTCCTTTATACCAGGGTGGGCCAAACCAAAGCAGGTACCCATACCCTTATTTTGTCGATTATGTGATTAATTCTCTTGTTGCGGAATACGGAAATGAACAGGTATTCCAGAGTGGACTTGAGGTATATACATCCCTGGATACCAAAATACAATCGGCTGCAGAAAAGGCTATGGCTAACCCTGATAATTTTCCTCCATCTAAAAAGGATGCTAACGGGCTTATACAGCCCCAGGGCGCTATTGTGGTTATGGACCCTTCCAATGGCCACATTAGGGCCATTGTAGGCGGCAGAGAACATTCGCACAAGCGGGGACTGAACCGCGCTACCAGGCCTCGACAGCCCGGTTCCACATTTAAGCCCATTATTGCTTACGGCCCGGCCATCGAGCAGCAAGGCATGGCACCGGCATCTGTAATCGATGATGTACCCTTTAAAGATGGTTCTTATGCTCCTCATAACTACGACGGACGGTATCGTGGTCTGATTACTATGCGTACAGCTTTAACTTATTCAGTTAATATTCCGGCGGTGAAAACTCTGAATGAGCATGTAGGTATCTCCAACGCTATAAGGTTTGCCGGCAAATTGGGAATTGATCTAAAGGCTAAAAACCATGGCCCGGCCATGGCTCTGGGCGGGTTATACCATGGAGTAACACCTATCCAGATGGCAGGTGCCTATGCAGCCTTTGCCAACCAGGGTTTATATAACGAGCCTGTAGCCATCAGGAGAGTGGAATCACCTGACGGAGTGGTGTTAGAGGAGGACGAAATGTCTCCTGTTCAGGCTATGAAGCCTTCTACCGCTTATATGATTACGGATATGTTACAATCTGTGGTTAAAAGTGGTACCGGCACTCGTGCCAACTTTGATCCTGGGCGCAGCATAGCAGGAAAAACCGGCACCACAGATGATGCTAAGGATATATATTGGGGAGGCTATACTCCGCACCTGGTAGGCATGGTTTGGATGGGTTATGATGAACCCAAGCGGATGTCCCGGGCGTACGGAGGCCTTTACCCGGCCAAGGTTTGGCGCGAGGTAATGGTTAAAGCGCATGAGGACCTGCCCAAGACTGAATTCCCTATGCCCTCTAACATTGTCAGGGCTACGGTAGACAGTAAGTCGGGCCTGTCACCGGGGCCTAATACTCCGGATGAACACATGATCACCGATATCTTTGCGCAGGGTACTGTACCTACCAAAAAAGATAATGTTCACGTGTTGGCGGAAGTCTGCCCGGAGTCCGGGAAACTACCCACAGAATACTGCCCGAACCACGGTATCACCAGGGTAATGTTAAAACTACCTTATACGGTGTCTGATAAGGTGGAAGACTCCGACCTGCGGGTGCCCAGTGAATTATGTGATGTACACGGGCCGGGCAATTGGCCTTTCCCCGGCAACAATGAGGATAACCCGGAGCAACCGGATCAGGAAAATGATAGGCAAGAGAACGGTGATGAGCGGCAGGGAGAAGAACAGCCGGCCAATCAAAATCATAATGGAGACAATAATGAGATTCCGGCCGATTTATTAAGAGAACTTAATTAAGGTGGGCGGGCCGGGAAGTAGTGGTTGCTGTCACTGAAGGAAAGCTTGATTTGGGAACGTGGGAACAAATCTTTTACGGTGAATTTGACGGCAAGCGCAAAAAGCGTGTTTTGGTTAAAATAATAGGTGAGTAAATAAAGGGTTCCGGCGAGGCCGGAACCCTTTTGATTTATTTCAATTCCACCACGGTGACGCCGCTGTCGCCTTCTCCCTGCTCTCCCAGACGGTAAGATTTTACCCCCCGGTGATGCTTTAGTTCTTTATGAATGGCAGAACGAAGGGCGCCTGTCCCTTTACCGTGCACCAAGTATATCTTTTCCAGCCCGGCCAGGGCAGCATCATCTATATATTTTTCCATTGCTTCCAGGGCTTCGTCGGCCCTCATGCCTCGCAAGTTCAACTTGGTATTTATTTCTCTTGATTTAGACTTTACAATATTAGTTGTGCTAGAAGATAATTCCTCCCTGCCTGACTGGTCCACAGCCCTTATATCGGACAGGGAAAGATTGACTTTAATCACACCCACTTGCACCTGAACTTCGTCCTTATTACCAGGAGGTTCAACTACAATTCCGGTTTGATTAAACCTGGGCACGAATACCTCCATGCCCGCTGTTATTTTTTTGGGCACCTGACCTTGAACATTACCGGTTTTCTTTTCCTTTTCCCTGTAACGTCCCTGCATACTTCTGAGCTTTTCCCGGGCATCCTGAATAGCTGTTTCCCGGCTGCTAGTGCCGGTTTCTTTAATTCTGTCCCGCAGCTGCCTGATCATTTCCTCACTATCCAGCTTGGCCCGGCGTACTGTTTCCCGCGCTTCACTTCTGGCCTTGTCCAAAATTTCCCCGCGGCGTGTTTCCATTTCCTTTTCCCGGCGGCTATACCGCTCTTTAATCTTGTTCGCGTCCTGCCTGAGTGCCTCGGCGGCATTTCGTTCACGTTCCGCCTCATGCTTGGCGACCTCGAGGTTATGCATTAACTCGGCCACTTCCACCTGCTCCTTGGTCAAGAAATCCTTGGCCCGGTCAACAACTTTGTCGTCCAGTCCCAGGCGCCTGGCAATTTCAAAGGCATTACTTCTGCCGGGCTTACCCAAAAGTAAGCGGTAAGTAGGTTTTAGTGTTACCGGGTCGAACTCCACACTGGCATTTTCGACCCTCTCCCGGGAAAAAGCAAAATTTTTCAACTCACTGTAATGAGTTGTTGCAATAGTACGGGCACCCAGTTCGTAAAGGTGTTCCAAGATAGATTGGGCCAGTGCAGCACCTTCGGTGGGGTCTGTCCCTGCCCCCAGCTCATCCAGGAGAACAAGACTTCTATTCCCGGCACCCTTTAATATCCCTACAATATTATTCATGTGAGATGAAAAGGTACTCAGGGATTGTTCAATACTTTGTTCATCCCCGATGTCAGCAAATACACGGTCAAAAATACCGATGCTGGTCCCTTCCTCGGCGGGTACGTGCAACCCGGCCAAGGACATTAAAACCAACAGGCCCACCGTCTTCAGCGTTACTGTTTTACCACCTGTATTGGGCCCGGTTATGACCAGGCTATCGAAATCAAATCCCAGGTGCGCGCTTATGGGCACCACTTCTCCGTGCAGCAGCGGGTGCCGCCCCTTTTTGATATCAATTACCGGCTGGGCTTCCAGTTTTGGTGCCCAGGCCTCTAATTGGGCACTATATTGTGCTTTAGCCATGATAAAGTCCAGACGTCCCAGCATTTCCAGGGTATATTCCAGCTCTTCGCCCTGCCGGGCCACTGCCTCGGTCAGAGAAACAAGTATCCTGTGTATTTCCTGTTTCTCGGCTGCCAGCAAGCGCCGCACTTCATTATTAGCCTCGACCACACCCATGGGCTCCACGAAAATTGTGGCGCCGCTGGCCGATTGGTCGTGCACAATGCCCGGTATTTGGGATTTGTATTCCTGTTTAACCGGGACCACGTACCGCCCTTCCCGCATGGTCACAATGGGATCCTGCAAGTGTTTTTGATGATTAGGAGAGCGTATTATTTTATCCAGCCGCTCTTTGATCTGCTGCTGCGCGGAGGCGGTACGCCTGCGGATGGAAGATAACTGCGAAGAAGCTTCGTCAGCGATTTCCCCCCCGGGAAGTATGGCCTTGCTGAGTTGCTTTTCCAAAGTATTAAAATTCCCCAGCCCTGCTGCTATCTCACCCATAATAGGATACGTATCACTGCGGCTTACAAGGAAAGTCTTTATTCTATGGGTAACCGTAAGAGTTTTTTGGGTATCTTCCAATTCCTTGGGCTCCAATACCATCCCGCGACAGGCACGCTTTACGGCATCCCTGTTATCACGCCAGCCCCCGATATCGGCACGCGGCTCCATGCGCAGCAATTCTCTGCCTTCTGTGGTTTCATCCAGCTGAAACCTTATTGCGTTAATCTGCTGCTGGGGTATAAGTTTTTCCACCAGTTCTCTTCCCATGGGCGAACGTGTATGTTCAGACAGTTTCTGTATTACTTTATTAAATTCCAATCTTGCTAAGTTCCTCTGGTCCATGTATCTCCCCGCACCTACCTCAAATTACTCCCCGGAAATAGTGCCCTCTGGTAAAGCCCTGCGGGCTGTACCTGGCTAATTCATTTTTGGCCTTGTCGCGAAAACCGGGGTCATATGCGTTGTTTAGCACCCTGTCCAACGCTTCTCTATAGGTTTTGACAATTGCTTCTGTGGCTTGAGCATCTCTTAGACGGGCATCAATTCTGAGCACGGTTACGCCGGCATCTAAGACCTCTTCCAAGTTATCCACCATGCACAATTCCCGAGAGTTAAAAATATGCATATTGCAATAAGAGTCCATTTCCACAGGAAAGGTTATACCTTTCCTATCTCTGAGCCTAGTTTTATGATTTCTGCAATGACCGACACAAGCAGTCTTTTCGCCATATCCCCCCAGCACTCCTCCCAAAGCACAATACCGCGACACCATCAAGGGAACAGCTCCGTGCACCTGTGCTTCCGCGGGTAGATTGATATCCCTCACCTGTCTCAAGGTTAGTTCCGGCGACAAGGTTACACGGGATACACCGCTTTCCAGGAGGAATGCGAAGCTTTGGACGTTAAAAACGTTTAATGAAAAATCAGCTAAGATGGGTAAATTGCCTTTCTGCCGGGCCAATTTCAGAAGCCCTAAGTTGCCAACCTGGAGCCCATCTAAAGGTAGTGAAATTGCCTTATCCCAGAGAGGTATAAATGACTCAAACTGGGAGTCGTGCATGATACGTGGGCTCGATAATATAAGCCGCGCTCCCTTGGAGCGGCAAAAATTAACGGCTTCTTCGAGGTTTCCGACCGTAATCCTTTTCCCGGAGCGAAAGCCATCACCACCGAAATAAATTTGGTCCGCACCGGCCCAAACAGCGGCATGCAGCGAAGGCACGTCGGAAACAGCCACGACCAGGTACGGAGCAGATGGGGCAGGTTTTAAAGAGGCAGGCATCGGCAGGGCCTCTTGTATACGGTTTCTAAATACATCTTCCGGCACAGGCTGTTTCTGCCCGGCCTTGTACCTATTACGTGAGAGCCGCTCTATAGCACGCCGGCGCACCTCATTTATCTCCCGCACCGGCACCATTACCTCTCCCTCTATGTCGCAAGACACTTCCCCCAGCTCGTAGGGTGTGTTGCCCAAGCGATCTAATTGCTTGGCCATAAATGCCTTATCCAGCGGGCGTTTTTGAGCCTTTTCGCCGACCACTTCAGAAAGCGCATCCCCTGTAAATCCTGCCGGATCTTTAACTGTAATCTGCAGTGGTTTTCCTACCGCTGCACGCACGGTAAAAAGTACCGGCACCTTTCTAGTTTCCCTTTCCGAAGTATAAGTACTTCTGGCCTTTTCCACCAGCAAAGAATCGTGCGTCTTAAACACCCTGTCGCCGGGACGCATATCCCCTTTTATTTCTATCTTTACGGATTCGCCGGCCGATGCATATTGCACTTCCTTGCCCTTGGGCGACAGAATCCTGTGCACTTCAGAACCCACCCTGCCACCGCGGGACACCCATACTTCCACGCCGTCCCCCACGCGCAGCGGCGCTTCCAGCTTTATTTCCGCCTGTGCCTTCTGGTTGGAGTAATTCTTTACTCTGCCTAATAATACACCGCGGTTGTTGGGCCGTTTATAACTCATTAAGTCCTTACCCGGACGCCCAAAAAAATACCCGGTGCTAAAATCCCGGTTAAAAATCTGCACCAGGTCATTTTTCTCTTCATCCGTAATATAAAAGCTGCCGGCTAGTGTTCTATCAATTACCGCCCTGTAGATTCGAATAACTGTGGCCACATATTCCGGCCTTTTCATTCTTCCTTCTATTTTAAAGGAATCAATACCGGCTTTTACCAGCTCAGGTAAATAGCCGGCAAGGTTTAAGTCCCGTGGGCTTAGTAAATATTCGCCTGTTTCTGCCGCATAAGAGAGAGCTTTACCGCCGGCAGTTTCCAATTGATACTGCAGCCTGCAGGGCTGTGCACACCTGCCCCGGTTACCACTGCGCCCGCCGATCATGCTGGACATAAGACACTGCCCGGAATAACAAATACACAGGGCGCCGTGTACAAAAACTTCAACTTCAACGTTTGACCCGGCTTTTACCTCTTTTATTTCCTCTAGACTCATTTCCCTGGCCAGAACTATTCTTTTTAACCCTGTTTCCCGTAGCATCTCTGCAGCAGGGCTGCTGTGTACTGTCATTTGAGTGCTGGCGTGCAGCTCTAATTCCGGCAAAGCCCGTCTGGCCAATCTGATCAGCCCCAGATCCTGCACAATTACGGCATCCACCCCGGTGTTGTAAAGAAAACGCAGGAAATCCAGGGCGTCCTCCATTTCGTGGTCTGCAATCAGTGTGTTTACTGTAACGTAGATTCTGACATCACGCACGTGCGCGTATTCAACAGCCCGGGCCAATTCCTCCCGCTCAAAATTGGCGGCCTGCTTGCGGGCACTAAAATCGCGGCCACCTATATAAACTGCATCAGCCCCGTTTTGCACGGCTGCCACCATGGATTCCCAATCTCCTGCCGGAGCCAATAATTCCGGTTTAGTCATTTCTCTTCAGCCGTATTATTTCCGCCGGTGCCTTAACAGCCCGGCTACCGGGACTATTTCCACACCACGGGATTCTATTTCATCTAACATTAGATTCATGCCCAGGGAATCGCTGGCCATGTGTCCGGCAATGATTACGTTGATATGATTTTTTTCCGCCTCTTTACGATGTTTTTCCCCCATATGCATGGTGATTAATGTGCCTACACCGGCCTGGGCCAGTTTAGCGTAAGCATCCTGGGACCCACTGGTGCCACCGGTCATGTCAACCAGTACTTTACCGGTTCGCCTTGATTTGCTACCCACTACAATAACCGGCCCGGCATTATGTTTTACTGCTTCCTTATATTCCGGTAAAGCCTTAAGGAGCTTTACCACTTCACCCAGTGTTTCCGGCTGTTCATCGTCCATTAATCTTTGCAGAAAAGTGGCCACGTGATTGTCTGCCGGAGTGTGTACGCTCATTAACGGTATTCCCAGCAACCGTGCGGCGTCCACTGCCCGGTTGTGGTTTAAAGGCATCAGATTTCGTTTTACTTCACTGATTCTGGAAGCCATTAGCCCTTCAGCAACATTTATGGGTACCCCGTAATCCGCCAAAACATCTTCTTGAAGATGCATTACGCCATGCAGGGCAGCCAGCGCCTTACCTTCCGGGTGGTGAGAGATTACCAGGTCCACTGGTTTTCCTTTTTCGCCTAAACGATCAGCGAGCATGATCTCGCCAGTTTCCATATCAATCCCTACCAGGGCCCGGCGGACTTCCTGATCCTGATCTCCAAACAGAATCCGTGAATCACTGTAAGGATTGGCCAAACGATCTTGGTCAAATTCCTTTTTATCCTCTTCTTTGAGCTCGTTATATTTTTCCTTTTCCCTGACCAGTATTTTTTCTACCTTTTCTCTGCCCCGGGGGTCATTATCCATACCTTTTTGAATGCAAAGCTCGAAGATTTCTTTTAATTTCAAGCTAAATACCTCCCTTTTCTAACACTCATTTTTACTCTACCTTTTGGAAATATAACAGCTTCCTGCAATGTAAAATCGAAGGGGAAGATCCGCCCCTGCTTTAATTCCTATGCGGGTGGTGGTAATTACCCCGGGATCTTGCTTATCCCCAGGGGCAATAAAAAGTTTATTCCCCTGCAA
This genomic interval carries:
- a CDS encoding tyrosine--tRNA ligase, with amino-acid sequence MVAVEKQLEIIKRGVVEITPETELIDKLNRSVATQKPLHIKLGLDPTAPDIHLGHTVVLQKMRQFQELGHEITIILGDFTARIGDPTGKSETRKQLTEAEVKANAQTYKKQMFKVLMPERTTIVFNSEWLSPLTFAEVIELSAKYTVARMLERDDFHKRFQSNQSISVHEFFYPLMQGYDSVALDADIEIGGTDQKFNLLMGRHLQKEYGQEPQVALMMPIIEGLDGVQKMSKSLGNYIGIDEPPAEMYGKTMSIPDDLMIRYYTLLTAVPLDDIHHIEAGIKDGSIHPRDAKMQLARDLVSFYHGSEAAKEAEGQFKRVFQERDLPEDMQGFQVPEDELEEGVIWLPKLIQMAGMCPSTSEARRLIKQGAVKIDGEKVDDINLKIEPKPETVIRVGKRKFIKLV
- the yunB gene encoding sporulation protein YunB, which gives rise to MFKQRRPVKRILVVTIIFSLLLGGFLFLDRRVRPTVHTIAEVKATQMAVDAIQTAVRSEISQNNINYQDFISWQKDNQGRVAVMQANTVRVNQMQADMALEVLSKLQQLEGEVIAVPLGQILGSYILAHWGPRVPVRIMPIGTVDVQIDDSFTHAGINQTRHKIYLDFTTMVKIAIPLGGGEVKVATQVPVAESVIVGEVPEVVADFSGGIFGIGN
- a CDS encoding penicillin-binding protein 1A; the encoded protein is MPAFDPGNLMSPNATRIYDKDDTLITKIGVENRITVSINDVPDVVKNAFLAAEDHVFYDHNGIYLKGILRAAWNDIVHREKVQGGSTITQQLVKLSFLSPEKKFKRKIQEVLLSFKLERSYSKDEILGMYLNKIYMGEGAYGVQAAAQTYFNKDISDINSLNEAATLAALPKAPSAYSPFNNPEAAKSRRNLILDNMVRYGLVDQAEVAKIKQEEIPLYQGGPNQSRYPYPYFVDYVINSLVAEYGNEQVFQSGLEVYTSLDTKIQSAAEKAMANPDNFPPSKKDANGLIQPQGAIVVMDPSNGHIRAIVGGREHSHKRGLNRATRPRQPGSTFKPIIAYGPAIEQQGMAPASVIDDVPFKDGSYAPHNYDGRYRGLITMRTALTYSVNIPAVKTLNEHVGISNAIRFAGKLGIDLKAKNHGPAMALGGLYHGVTPIQMAGAYAAFANQGLYNEPVAIRRVESPDGVVLEEDEMSPVQAMKPSTAYMITDMLQSVVKSGTGTRANFDPGRSIAGKTGTTDDAKDIYWGGYTPHLVGMVWMGYDEPKRMSRAYGGLYPAKVWREVMVKAHEDLPKTEFPMPSNIVRATVDSKSGLSPGPNTPDEHMITDIFAQGTVPTKKDNVHVLAEVCPESGKLPTEYCPNHGITRVMLKLPYTVSDKVEDSDLRVPSELCDVHGPGNWPFPGNNEDNPEQPDQENDRQENGDERQGEEQPANQNHNGDNNEIPADLLRELN
- a CDS encoding endonuclease MutS2, which codes for MDQRNLARLEFNKVIQKLSEHTRSPMGRELVEKLIPQQQINAIRFQLDETTEGRELLRMEPRADIGGWRDNRDAVKRACRGMVLEPKELEDTQKTLTVTHRIKTFLVSRSDTYPIMGEIAAGLGNFNTLEKQLSKAILPGGEIADEASSQLSSIRRRTASAQQQIKERLDKIIRSPNHQKHLQDPIVTMREGRYVVPVKQEYKSQIPGIVHDQSASGATIFVEPMGVVEANNEVRRLLAAEKQEIHRILVSLTEAVARQGEELEYTLEMLGRLDFIMAKAQYSAQLEAWAPKLEAQPVIDIKKGRHPLLHGEVVPISAHLGFDFDSLVITGPNTGGKTVTLKTVGLLVLMSLAGLHVPAEEGTSIGIFDRVFADIGDEQSIEQSLSTFSSHMNNIVGILKGAGNRSLVLLDELGAGTDPTEGAALAQSILEHLYELGARTIATTHYSELKNFAFSRERVENASVEFDPVTLKPTYRLLLGKPGRSNAFEIARRLGLDDKVVDRAKDFLTKEQVEVAELMHNLEVAKHEAERERNAAEALRQDANKIKERYSRREKEMETRRGEILDKARSEARETVRRAKLDSEEMIRQLRDRIKETGTSSRETAIQDAREKLRSMQGRYREKEKKTGNVQGQVPKKITAGMEVFVPRFNQTGIVVEPPGNKDEVQVQVGVIKVNLSLSDIRAVDQSGREELSSSTTNIVKSKSREINTKLNLRGMRADEALEAMEKYIDDAALAGLEKIYLVHGKGTGALRSAIHKELKHHRGVKSYRLGEQGEGDSGVTVVELK
- a CDS encoding NGG1p interacting factor NIF3; translation: MKLKEIFELCIQKGMDNDPRGREKVEKILVREKEKYNELKEEDKKEFDQDRLANPYSDSRILFGDQDQEVRRALVGIDMETGEIMLADRLGEKGKPVDLVISHHPEGKALAALHGVMHLQEDVLADYGVPINVAEGLMASRISEVKRNLMPLNHNRAVDAARLLGIPLMSVHTPADNHVATFLQRLMDDEQPETLGEVVKLLKALPEYKEAVKHNAGPVIVVGSKSRRTGKVLVDMTGGTSGSQDAYAKLAQAGVGTLITMHMGEKHRKEAEKNHINVIIAGHMASDSLGMNLMLDEIESRGVEIVPVAGLLRHRRK
- a CDS encoding peptidase U32 — protein: MTKPELLAPAGDWESMVAAVQNGADAVYIGGRDFSARKQAANFEREELARAVEYAHVRDVRIYVTVNTLIADHEMEDALDFLRFLYNTGVDAVIVQDLGLIRLARRALPELELHASTQMTVHSSPAAEMLRETGLKRIVLAREMSLEEIKEVKAGSNVEVEVFVHGALCICYSGQCLMSSMIGGRSGNRGRCAQPCRLQYQLETAGGKALSYAAETGEYLLSPRDLNLAGYLPELVKAGIDSFKIEGRMKRPEYVATVIRIYRAVIDRTLAGSFYITDEEKNDLVQIFNRDFSTGYFFGRPGKDLMSYKRPNNRGVLLGRVKNYSNQKAQAEIKLEAPLRVGDGVEVWVSRGGRVGSEVHRILSPKGKEVQYASAGESVKIEIKGDMRPGDRVFKTHDSLLVEKARSTYTSERETRKVPVLFTVRAAVGKPLQITVKDPAGFTGDALSEVVGEKAQKRPLDKAFMAKQLDRLGNTPYELGEVSCDIEGEVMVPVREINEVRRRAIERLSRNRYKAGQKQPVPEDVFRNRIQEALPMPASLKPAPSAPYLVVAVSDVPSLHAAVWAGADQIYFGGDGFRSGKRITVGNLEEAVNFCRSKGARLILSSPRIMHDSQFESFIPLWDKAISLPLDGLQVGNLGLLKLARQKGNLPILADFSLNVFNVQSFAFLLESGVSRVTLSPELTLRQVRDINLPAEAQVHGAVPLMVSRYCALGGVLGGYGEKTACVGHCRNHKTRLRDRKGITFPVEMDSYCNMHIFNSRELCMVDNLEEVLDAGVTVLRIDARLRDAQATEAIVKTYREALDRVLNNAYDPGFRDKAKNELARYSPQGFTRGHYFRGVI